From the genome of Thermodesulfobacteriota bacterium, one region includes:
- the gltX gene encoding glutamate--tRNA ligase: MSQVIVRFPPSPTGYLHIGGARTALYNWLFARKHGGKLILRIEDTDAERSTQASIDGILEGLRWLGLNWDEGPYFQSAHLAEHVAVAHRLVATGHAYRCFCSKEELEAKREAAMAAKASLHYDGTCRRLSAVEVAAREAAGQPSVIRFKAPEGPGTVTFVDRVYGTIERSLADIEDFVIVRSNGSPLYLLSNVVDDIRDGITHVIRGQDGLANTPRQILIYQALGAPLPEFAHMPLTLDPAKAKISKRTHGEVVTVQFYREHGFLPWGLANFLVLLGWATADSREIFTLPELLAAFSLEGISRHNAVFNYRKGDPKFFTDPKALSINAHHLRAMPVAELVPLVRPHLEAAGLWDPAFAGSRQDWLFATIELLRPRFHTLCDFATLGRPYFVDDYPFQEEAVARNIAKHPGLVDWLPALAERLAALAVFDAAAAEATLRGLADELGVKAGILINATRTMVTGGAVGPSLFEVLAILGQERAVARLRRPLPAAGA, from the coding sequence ATGTCCCAGGTCATCGTCCGCTTTCCCCCCAGCCCCACCGGCTACCTGCACATCGGCGGCGCCCGCACCGCCCTTTACAACTGGCTCTTTGCCCGGAAGCACGGGGGCAAGCTCATCCTGCGCATCGAGGATACCGACGCCGAGCGCTCCACCCAGGCATCCATCGACGGCATCCTGGAGGGGCTCCGCTGGCTGGGCCTGAACTGGGATGAGGGGCCCTATTTCCAGTCCGCCCACCTTGCCGAGCACGTGGCGGTGGCCCACCGCCTGGTGGCCACCGGCCACGCCTACCGCTGCTTCTGCAGCAAGGAGGAGCTGGAGGCGAAGCGGGAGGCGGCCATGGCCGCCAAGGCCTCCCTGCACTACGATGGCACCTGCCGGCGTCTGAGCGCCGTCGAGGTGGCGGCCCGGGAGGCGGCCGGCCAACCCTCGGTGATCCGGTTCAAGGCCCCGGAAGGGCCGGGCACCGTGACCTTCGTCGATCGCGTCTATGGCACCATCGAGCGCTCCCTGGCGGACATCGAGGACTTCGTGATCGTCCGCTCCAACGGCTCGCCCCTCTATCTGCTGTCCAACGTTGTGGACGACATCCGGGACGGCATCACCCACGTCATCCGCGGCCAGGACGGCCTCGCCAACACGCCGCGCCAGATCCTCATCTACCAGGCCCTGGGCGCCCCGCTGCCGGAGTTCGCCCACATGCCGCTCACCCTGGACCCGGCCAAGGCCAAAATCTCCAAGCGCACCCACGGCGAGGTGGTCACTGTGCAGTTCTACCGGGAGCACGGCTTCCTGCCCTGGGGCCTGGCCAACTTTCTGGTGCTCCTGGGCTGGGCTACGGCCGACTCCCGGGAGATCTTCACGCTGCCCGAGCTGCTGGCGGCCTTCTCCCTGGAGGGCATCAGTCGCCACAACGCGGTCTTCAACTACCGGAAAGGGGATCCCAAGTTCTTCACCGATCCCAAGGCCCTCTCCATCAACGCCCACCATCTGCGGGCCATGCCGGTAGCCGAGCTGGTCCCCCTCGTCCGCCCCCACCTGGAGGCGGCCGGGCTCTGGGATCCGGCCTTTGCCGGCAGTCGGCAGGACTGGCTCTTCGCCACCATCGAGCTTCTGCGCCCCCGTTTCCATACCCTGTGTGATTTTGCCACCCTGGGCCGGCCCTATTTTGTCGATGACTACCCGTTCCAGGAGGAGGCGGTGGCCAGGAACATCGCCAAGCATCCGGGGCTTGTTGATTGGCTGCCGGCCCTGGCGGAGCGGCTGGCCGCCCTGGCGGTCTTCGACGCGGCGGCGGCCGAGGCGACCCTCCGCGGGCTGGCTGACGAGCTGGGGGTGAAGGCGGGGATCCTCATCAACGCCACCCGGACCATGGTCACCGGGGGGGCGGTGGGCCCCAGTCTGTTCGAGGTGCTGGCCATCCTGGGCCAGGAGCGAGCGGTGGCCCGGTTGCGCCGGCCCCTGCCGGCTGCCGGCGCCTAG
- the fbp gene encoding class 1 fructose-bisphosphatase has translation MQRPLGITVSRHIMESQRLHPEATGALSGLLSELVVAAKTISMEVKKAGLGDILGLAGGPANVQGEAVQKLDVLANSIIKRRMARCGYLCVMTSEEDADAIPVLPRAIGKYTLAYDPLDGSSNIDVNVSIGTIFSIHRRRSPDDQPGTEEDLLQPGRQQIAAGYIIYGSSTMLVYTTGEGVHGFTLDPGVGEFFLSHPDLRIPERGKYFSVNEGNHNYWDANTRRYIDHLKALAPGDGRPYSSRYIGSLVADFHRNLITGGIFLYPKDSKSPSKPHGKLRLLYEAAPLAFIAEQAGGRASTGAEDILDIQPTNLHERVPLIIGSRRDVNEAELFLRGDAV, from the coding sequence GGCCACCGGAGCCCTGTCCGGTCTGCTCAGCGAGCTGGTGGTGGCGGCCAAGACCATCTCCATGGAGGTGAAAAAGGCCGGCCTGGGCGACATCCTCGGCCTGGCCGGCGGACCGGCCAATGTCCAGGGGGAGGCGGTGCAGAAGCTCGATGTGCTGGCCAACAGCATCATCAAGCGCCGCATGGCCCGATGCGGCTATCTGTGCGTCATGACCTCGGAGGAGGACGCCGACGCCATCCCGGTGCTGCCCCGGGCCATCGGCAAGTACACCCTGGCCTACGATCCCCTGGACGGCTCGTCCAATATCGACGTCAACGTCAGCATCGGCACCATCTTCTCGATCCACCGCCGCCGCTCCCCGGACGACCAGCCCGGCACCGAGGAGGACCTCCTGCAGCCAGGCCGGCAGCAGATCGCCGCCGGCTACATCATCTACGGCTCCAGCACCATGCTGGTCTACACCACCGGCGAAGGGGTGCACGGCTTTACCCTGGATCCAGGCGTGGGCGAGTTCTTCCTCTCCCACCCGGACCTCCGTATTCCGGAGCGGGGCAAGTACTTCTCGGTGAACGAAGGCAACCACAATTACTGGGATGCCAACACCCGCCGCTACATCGACCATCTGAAGGCCTTGGCGCCCGGTGACGGCCGGCCCTACAGCTCCCGCTACATCGGCTCCCTGGTGGCGGACTTCCACCGCAACCTGATCACCGGCGGCATCTTCCTCTACCCCAAGGACTCGAAAAGCCCTTCCAAGCCCCACGGCAAGCTGCGCCTCCTCTACGAGGCCGCCCCCCTGGCCTTCATCGCCGAACAGGCCGGCGGCCGGGCCAGCACCGGTGCCGAGGACATCCTTGACATCCAGCCCACCAACCTCCACGAACGGGTGCCCCTGATCATCGGCAGTCGCCGGGACGTCAACGAGGCCGAGCTGTTCCTGCGCGGCGACGCTGTCTAG